TCAGGGTCCGGCACGAGCTCTCCGGTCACCGGATGCACGACGCGCGGCGTCGGATCGGGACGATCCCTCTCCGGCCGGTGCACGATCTCATCCCACGCCAGCACCGCGTCGCGGCACTCGATCGTCCCAGTGTCCTCGAGTATCGGATCGGGCGGCGTACGACCACCATGCGACTCGCGCCAGAACTGGTGATAACCGATCCACAACGTCAGCTCGGCGATCTCACGCGCCCACGGCTTCACCTCGATACCGTGAAACTGCCGCGGATGCACCTCGTCGAGAACGAGCGCGCCCTGACCGCCCGACAACCGCGTGATCTCGTTCAACACCTCGAGCTCGATCCGCTTCACCGCCGCCATCGTCACGTAAAGAAAATTGCCGCTCCCGCAGGCGGGATCGAGAAACGACAGCCCGCGCATCCACTCGTGAAAATCGCGAAGCTGCTTCACAGCTGCGGTCTTGTCCTTCGCCTTCCCGGTCTCCTCGAGCTGAAGCACCGCAGCCTGCACCGCAGTCCATCGCTCGCGTATCGGCTCAACCACAGTCGGCTCGACCAGCCGCTCTATGTACGCCCTTGGCGTATACTCGGCCCCCAGCCGATGACGTTCCTCCGGATCGAGCGCGCGCACTAGCAGCGTTCCGAAAATTGACGGCTCGACCTGCGACCAGTCGTGCTTCGCCGCTTCGATCAGGAGATCCACATCGCGCGCCTCGAGAGGCAGCGCCTCCACCGTTTGAAAGAAGTGTCCGTCAAAGCGATGCAGCATTTCTGCCCCGAACATCCCACCCGTATCCATCGTCTTCCAGAGGGAATCGAGGGCGAGAGTCAGCCGGTCCTTGTCCCGCGCGTGTCGCGCGGTCTCGAGCGTTCGACGAAAGAGATTCTCTGGCAGGAGCCCGACATCTTCAGAGAACAGAGAGAAAACGCAGCGCATGAGGAACCGCCCGACACGCTCGGTGTCGAATCCGCGCGACTCGAGCTCAGCCGCCAGCTCGGCGAGTCCACCGGCGATCTCCTTGCTCACGGCCTGAGCCTTCCCACGGGGATCGCGCGCCGCTGGCTGAGCGAAGATGTCGAACAGCAGCGCGATATCGTCGTGCCGCTCGTGCAGCGTCGAGAGCGCGATGCGGCGGCCGGCGGCGAAATCCCCGTACGCTCCGCTCCACCGGTCCCACACTATCAGCGTGCGCGACACGTCGAGCACCATCAGATATGGCGGCGGATCACCGGAAACGTGCGCGACGTAGTTGCGAACCTGCCCGAACGCCTTGCGGAGCAGGGAATCGTTGCGCGGACCCTCACCCGACGATTTCGCCTCGAGCGCGAAATACCCGGCCTTCCAGCAATCGATGTAATTGATCGATTCGCGCCCTTCCCGATCCACGACCGACACCGGCAATTCGAACCGATAGTCGTTCGTCGGGGGGTCAGGCTTCTCCACGCCGAGCGCGTCGCAGAAGCGCAGCATCCAGGTCTGGAAGGATGCTCGTTCGTTGACGCTGGTTTCCGCCCAGTCCTGGGCGAGCCCCGCGAGACGCGACGCGGCTTCGCGGGGAACGGATTCCGTCACGCGCCCAATCTATGGAATAGGGGTATCAGCAGCAGCATCTGCCCCTTCGATGAACCCCCTGATCTGCTCCGACTGCGCCTCCGCGTCCTCTTCGCCAAGCTCGATCAGACGGCGCAGATAGTCCTCCTGGAACAGCACGAGGCTGATGAAGTCGGGGCTGGTCGTCTCCTTCGTTCCCAGCCCTCTCGTGAGATATCGCACCGCAGTCGGAAGCCGCGGCTCCAATTCGCGCGCGAGGCTCCCAAGCTCGCGCGATGGACGCAGCACGAGAATGTTGACCACGCGCGTCGACTCCCGATGCTCCGGCGGCACGTGCCGAAGAAGGCGGTTCACCTTCTTCAGACGCAGAATGTCTTCCTCGATGATATCGAGAAAAATCGAGCTGTAGAGCACGCCGAGCACCTGCGCGGGCGGCGGATACCCGGCCGTCATCGGCACGTCCGCCTCGGCGCGAGTCTTCTGATGCTTGGTGGAGATCGTGAGAATGCGCGACGCGCCGAGATGCAGCGCCGGAGAAAGCGGCGCGGTCAAACGAACACCGCCGTCTCCGAACCACTCGCTTCCGACTTTCACGGCGGGGAAGAGCATCGGCAGAGCGCTCGACGCCATCACGTGCTCGACGGTCAGCCGCTCCATCTTGCTCCGCCGCTGCGGACGCTGCCACAGGTCAATGTCCTTTCCTTCGATCCACGTCACGGACTGCCCCGTCATGTAGCTCGTCGCGGACACCGCCACGGCCTGCAACGATCCGCTGGCGATCCGCCGCGCGATGCCGGGAAGCGTTCCGTCGGCATTCCGTTCGAGGCTCCCCTCGAGAAA
Above is a window of Gemmatimonadaceae bacterium DNA encoding:
- a CDS encoding patatin-like phospholipase family protein, with the protein product MAENPLIETDRENPGHLALMLGGGGARGAYQAGVLRGLARIYPQLKIPILTGISAGAVNTVHLAAHEGSLERAADDLVKLWLSLSPEQVYDLRAGPLLRNMVTWGVRLTSGGTRHAREPIRGMMDTQPLREFLEGSLERNADGTLPGIARRIASGSLQAVAVSATSYMTGQSVTWIEGKDIDLWQRPQRRSKMERLTVEHVMASSALPMLFPAVKVGSEWFGDGGVRLTAPLSPALHLGASRILTISTKHQKTRAEADVPMTAGYPPPAQVLGVLYSSIFLDIIEEDILRLKKVNRLLRHVPPEHRESTRVVNILVLRPSRELGSLARELEPRLPTAVRYLTRGLGTKETTSPDFISLVLFQEDYLRRLIELGEEDAEAQSEQIRGFIEGADAAADTPIP